A genomic segment from Nitrospira sp. encodes:
- a CDS encoding RNA polymerase ECF-type sigma factor — MSEDTVQSIRELVEQIYRTESRQVLATLIRLLGDFETAEEALHDAFAVAVEQWIRDGVPANPRAWLVSTGRFKAIDGMRRRARFDASLTELAKRLEPTTGDAEAWDDEAIEDDRLRLIFTCCHPALSPEAQVAMTLREVCGLTTDEIARAFLTKPPTIAQRIVRAKAKIRDARIPYEVPSETDLPDRLDAVLQVVYLVFNEGYSASTGTSLIRHDLSGEAIRLGRLLIRLLPEPEATGLLALMLLQDSRRAARTSSSGDVILLEDQDRTLWNRDQITEGVSLVEQALSSRRIGPYTIQAAIAALHARAPHAAATDWAQIVGLYDVLVRTDPSPVVELNRAVAVAMRDGPSAGLVLVDAILARGDLGNYHLAHATRADLCRRLGRTAEARASYARALALSRQEPERRFLKRRLGELKD; from the coding sequence GTGAGTGAGGATACGGTTCAATCGATACGCGAGTTGGTCGAGCAGATCTACCGCACCGAATCGCGTCAGGTACTCGCCACGTTGATTCGTTTGTTGGGAGACTTCGAGACCGCCGAAGAAGCGCTGCACGATGCCTTCGCCGTGGCGGTGGAACAATGGATAAGGGACGGCGTGCCGGCCAATCCGCGGGCCTGGCTTGTGTCGACCGGACGCTTCAAGGCCATCGACGGCATGCGGCGGCGCGCTCGGTTCGACGCCTCGTTGACCGAACTCGCCAAGCGACTGGAGCCCACGACCGGTGACGCAGAGGCATGGGACGACGAGGCCATCGAGGACGACCGGCTTCGGTTGATCTTCACCTGCTGCCATCCGGCCCTTTCGCCTGAGGCGCAAGTCGCTATGACCCTGCGTGAAGTCTGCGGCCTCACGACCGATGAAATCGCGCGCGCGTTCCTCACGAAACCGCCCACGATCGCCCAACGGATCGTGCGCGCCAAGGCGAAGATCCGCGACGCCCGGATTCCCTATGAGGTGCCGTCGGAGACCGACCTGCCGGACCGGCTGGACGCGGTACTCCAAGTCGTCTACCTGGTGTTCAATGAGGGGTACAGCGCGTCAACCGGGACGTCGCTCATCCGGCACGATCTCTCCGGCGAGGCGATTCGCTTGGGACGGCTGTTGATCCGATTGCTCCCGGAACCGGAAGCGACGGGACTCCTCGCGTTGATGTTGCTGCAAGACTCACGGCGCGCGGCGCGCACATCTTCGTCGGGAGACGTGATCCTCTTGGAGGACCAGGATCGCACTCTGTGGAACCGCGATCAGATCACGGAAGGGGTGTCGCTGGTGGAGCAGGCGCTGTCATCACGTCGGATCGGTCCCTACACGATCCAAGCGGCGATCGCAGCGTTGCATGCCCGGGCGCCTCATGCCGCCGCCACGGACTGGGCTCAGATCGTCGGGCTCTACGATGTGCTGGTGCGGACCGATCCGTCTCCGGTGGTGGAGTTGAACCGTGCCGTGGCGGTAGCGATGCGAGACGGCCCGTCGGCTGGGCTAGTGCTCGTCGACGCCATCCTCGCGCGCGGCGATTTAGGGAATTATCACCTCGCACATGCGACGCGGGCCGACCTCTGCCGGCGCCTAGGGCGAACAGCGGAAGCCCGCGCGTCGTATGCGCGAGCCCTCGCCCTCTCACGGCAGGAACCGGAGCGAAGGTTTCTGAAGCGACGATTGGGCGAACTAAAGGATTGA
- a CDS encoding Putative protease has product MLALDLVKLTPLMQRTSGSPALKIGLIDGPVATRHPNLSNQRLLEISGNGGGSCTQVTSTACLHGTFVVGILSATRDSPAPAICPDCTVLIRPIFAEATSGHEQMPSATPQELAAAIIECIDSGARVINLSLALVQSSGKGEQPLEAALNEAVRRRVIVVAAAGNQGTLGSSVITRHPWVIPVVACDRIGRPISESNLGGSIGRRGLSAPGAGITSLGIAGRPLTLGGTSVAVPFVTGAIALLWSEFPTVNAAQIKSAVTQVHQPRQASVVPPLLNGEAAYQSLSATYVRGDTHGQSKTTPASA; this is encoded by the coding sequence ATGCTCGCTTTGGATTTGGTCAAGCTCACTCCCTTGATGCAACGCACCAGCGGGAGCCCTGCATTGAAGATCGGGCTCATCGACGGGCCGGTGGCGACCCGACATCCGAACCTATCAAACCAACGACTTCTCGAGATTTCAGGCAATGGGGGCGGTTCATGCACTCAGGTCACGAGCACCGCATGCCTGCATGGAACCTTTGTCGTCGGCATCTTATCCGCCACGCGGGATTCCCCCGCACCGGCCATTTGCCCCGACTGCACGGTTTTGATCCGTCCCATTTTCGCCGAAGCGACCTCGGGACACGAACAGATGCCGAGCGCGACACCGCAAGAGCTTGCCGCGGCCATCATCGAATGCATCGACAGCGGCGCACGTGTCATCAACCTGAGCCTTGCCCTCGTGCAATCTTCCGGCAAGGGGGAACAACCGTTGGAAGCAGCGCTCAACGAGGCCGTCAGGCGCAGGGTGATCGTGGTCGCGGCGGCAGGCAATCAAGGCACTCTCGGTAGTTCCGTCATCACCCGCCATCCGTGGGTCATCCCGGTGGTGGCGTGCGATCGAATAGGCAGACCCATCAGCGAATCGAACCTTGGCGGTTCCATTGGCCGGCGAGGACTCTCGGCGCCGGGTGCTGGCATTACCAGTCTCGGGATCGCAGGCCGACCCCTCACGTTGGGAGGTACGAGTGTGGCAGTGCCGTTTGTTACCGGAGCTATCGCACTCTTGTGGTCGGAATTTCCTACTGTGAACGCAGCGCAGATCAAGTCGGCCGTCACACAAGTGCATCAACCACGGCAAGCCTCGGTCGTGCCGCCTTTATTGAATGGTGAAGCGGCTTATCAGAGTCTGTCGGCCACGTATGTGAGGGGTGACACTCATGGCCAAAGCAAAACAACGCCAGCTTCCGCCTGA
- a CDS encoding Multicopper oxidase, type 2: protein MTLSRRDLMKFGMLAAAGLWLPRPTGTAWSHQSSACPISERVKEIADRILGDAKSPCTRPFAVPMPIPPVQRPVPLLDPVPGKDPGTHPQEGRRLSHQQFEALFQDPAHPVTYYEVRQQQFLHSFHPDLPMQPIWGFNGHSPGPVYHGRYGHPIILRNWNLLPPVSEKAPKNPSRAKKDEFGCHFVSTHLHNGHTAPESDGNPKYFWENQTFYDQCYANRYAGYELDPQVREGFTSPGDPSEALGTLWYHDHMHDATAANVYKGLVGMFMLFDEIDSGNENDSNPLALRLPSGEYDVPILLTDKVFDLADGLAYFDLTNRDGIVGDKVLVNGVIQPYFQVARRKYRFRFVNAGPSRFYQLFLSNGMTFTQISNDGNLFERPIERRTPSRLGVAERIDVIIDFSKAKIGDHICLENRLRQTNGAKPADIEDVGVPLLRFDVVRDAPDPSRVPEFLRKKPDLSRERARCEVKRRFLFNRKDGDWTVNDRPFKDGEVGVHVQRNTSEIWTFKNGGGGWDHPIHVHHNEFLLLSRNGLPVSDVEAGRKDVVRLDPGGEVDLLMRFRDFDGVYPIHCHNVLHEDHAMMMMFRIQNESRLPCPDQDAPVDEKDARPGCRHSDSHEHP from the coding sequence ATGACACTGTCGCGACGGGATCTCATGAAATTCGGCATGCTGGCCGCCGCAGGCCTGTGGTTACCTCGTCCGACCGGGACAGCCTGGAGCCATCAGAGCAGCGCCTGTCCTATCTCCGAGCGGGTCAAAGAAATCGCCGACCGCATCCTGGGTGACGCGAAAAGTCCTTGCACGAGACCCTTTGCCGTTCCGATGCCGATTCCACCGGTCCAGCGACCGGTGCCGTTGCTCGACCCGGTTCCCGGCAAGGATCCCGGCACGCATCCGCAGGAAGGACGCAGATTGTCGCACCAACAATTCGAGGCCCTGTTCCAGGATCCGGCCCACCCGGTGACCTACTACGAAGTCCGACAGCAGCAATTCCTGCACTCGTTTCATCCGGACCTGCCTATGCAACCGATTTGGGGTTTCAACGGCCATTCCCCTGGGCCGGTATACCACGGACGGTACGGGCACCCGATCATCTTGCGCAACTGGAATCTGCTCCCGCCCGTCTCCGAGAAGGCCCCGAAGAACCCGAGCCGCGCTAAGAAAGACGAATTCGGTTGTCATTTTGTCTCGACTCATCTCCACAACGGACACACGGCACCTGAAAGCGACGGCAATCCCAAATACTTCTGGGAAAACCAAACGTTCTACGACCAATGCTACGCCAATCGCTACGCCGGCTATGAATTGGACCCGCAGGTGCGCGAGGGATTCACGTCGCCCGGAGACCCGAGTGAAGCCTTGGGGACGCTGTGGTACCACGACCATATGCACGACGCGACTGCGGCCAATGTCTACAAGGGATTGGTCGGCATGTTCATGCTGTTCGATGAAATAGATTCCGGAAACGAGAACGACTCGAACCCCCTGGCCCTGCGTTTGCCCAGCGGGGAATACGACGTCCCGATTTTGCTCACGGACAAGGTGTTCGACCTCGCGGATGGTCTCGCGTATTTCGACCTGACCAACCGGGACGGCATCGTCGGAGACAAGGTCCTCGTCAACGGCGTCATCCAACCTTATTTCCAGGTGGCCCGCCGCAAGTATCGATTCCGCTTCGTCAACGCCGGACCGTCTCGCTTCTACCAACTCTTTCTCAGCAACGGCATGACGTTTACGCAGATTTCGAACGACGGCAACTTGTTCGAGCGACCGATCGAACGCCGAACCCCGTCCCGCCTTGGTGTCGCCGAGCGAATCGACGTCATCATCGATTTCTCCAAGGCCAAGATCGGGGATCATATTTGCCTGGAGAATCGTCTGCGCCAGACCAACGGCGCCAAACCCGCTGACATTGAAGATGTGGGGGTGCCGTTGCTGCGCTTCGATGTGGTCCGCGACGCGCCAGATCCCAGTCGAGTCCCTGAATTCCTCAGGAAGAAACCCGATCTCTCACGTGAACGCGCCCGGTGTGAAGTCAAACGACGCTTCCTGTTCAACCGCAAAGACGGCGACTGGACCGTCAACGATCGGCCTTTCAAGGATGGAGAGGTGGGAGTGCACGTCCAGCGCAACACATCGGAGATCTGGACGTTCAAAAACGGCGGCGGCGGATGGGACCATCCCATTCACGTGCACCATAACGAATTCCTTCTGTTGAGCCGAAACGGACTTCCAGTCTCGGACGTCGAAGCCGGTCGCAAGGACGTGGTGCGTCTGGACCCCGGCGGCGAAGTCGATCTCCTCATGCGGTTCAGGGACTTCGACGGCGTGTATCCGATCCACTGTCACAACGTGCTCCACGAGGACCATGCCATGATGATGATGTTCAGAATCCAAAACGAGAGCCGGCTTCCCTGCCCCGATCAGGATGCGCCTGTCGACGAAAAGGACGCGCGACCCGGCTGCCGCCACAGCGATTCCCACGAGCACCCCTAG
- a CDS encoding Cytochrome c peroxidase, which yields MRPTLTFNIWRPIAMTLVAFATVVTDHARSGDALPQLPAVEEELPLTREEVLDLAKDMDVSILRTGMKDILPPKEQLAEILKPGQWSTAVALGKALFWDRQLGDDGQACASCHFHAGADIRRRNQLNGGLPAKDGGGKVDPTKSGGIGGPAYAVNSGDFPFHALKDPAHSNSEMSFDTDDVMGSQGTACKSPDHIRATTARNAPTVINAIFQFRSFWDGRANHHFNGVTPFGRRESADPNTVPKDVQEGAAATKHHLLRVISEKDGQTGRTVTTVRPTLLDLQRAALASQAVGPPVNDVEMSCITWPQLGRKMVVQIPRPLFGQQVHPDDSVLGPYRHGKDGLNVSYRQLIQRAFRPSWWKDPRKSAELKPGEYPLIEHNFSLFFGIAVLAYESTLISDRSPFDRHIASLQQKPGGKALEGMAALGFSVFMDRGKCVACHRGPDLTASGFDSLTSSKEHREQIELMRMHEERLPQTALYDGGFYNLGVRPSGDDLGVDGDDPHGHPLSFTKQYLAQIKTGQSTVDEFSVDPCGFAIHPCEPIATHESVREAVKGSFKTAGLRNIELTGPYMHTGGMATLDQVIEFYDRGGDFQNVEQSPDIEPLGLNAVERNGLVAFLKSLTDERVRCEQAPFDHPSLRIPHGYSPAADGTYREEFIEIPAVGKRGRARNKLACLASFDAQLGGTALKGGTRK from the coding sequence ATGCGGCCCACATTGACTTTCAACATTTGGCGTCCGATCGCGATGACCCTCGTGGCGTTCGCGACCGTCGTCACCGACCACGCGCGCTCGGGCGACGCACTGCCTCAGCTTCCGGCCGTTGAGGAGGAACTCCCGTTGACAAGAGAGGAGGTTCTCGACTTGGCCAAGGATATGGACGTGAGCATTCTTCGCACCGGCATGAAGGACATCCTTCCGCCGAAGGAGCAACTCGCCGAAATCCTGAAGCCGGGACAGTGGAGCACCGCTGTGGCACTCGGCAAAGCGCTCTTCTGGGACAGACAATTGGGTGACGACGGACAGGCTTGCGCCAGTTGCCACTTCCACGCCGGGGCCGATATTCGCCGGCGCAATCAACTCAACGGCGGGCTCCCCGCCAAAGACGGCGGAGGGAAGGTGGACCCGACCAAAAGCGGCGGCATCGGCGGCCCGGCGTATGCCGTCAATAGCGGTGATTTCCCATTCCATGCCCTCAAGGACCCTGCGCACTCGAATTCCGAGATGTCATTCGACACCGACGACGTGATGGGCTCGCAAGGGACGGCTTGCAAGAGTCCTGATCACATTCGAGCCACTACCGCCCGTAACGCCCCAACTGTGATCAACGCCATTTTCCAGTTCCGTTCTTTTTGGGATGGACGTGCCAATCACCACTTCAACGGTGTGACGCCATTCGGCCGCCGGGAATCGGCGGACCCGAACACAGTTCCCAAGGACGTGCAGGAGGGAGCGGCCGCAACAAAGCATCACCTCCTGCGGGTGATTTCGGAGAAAGACGGTCAGACGGGCCGAACGGTCACGACGGTTCGGCCCACGCTTCTGGATCTGCAGCGTGCCGCCCTGGCGTCCCAAGCCGTCGGACCGCCGGTGAATGACGTGGAGATGAGCTGCATTACCTGGCCGCAGTTAGGACGCAAGATGGTCGTTCAGATCCCTCGCCCCCTCTTTGGGCAGCAGGTCCATCCCGACGATAGTGTGTTGGGGCCGTATCGCCACGGTAAGGACGGGCTCAACGTGAGCTACCGCCAGCTGATTCAACGGGCGTTCCGCCCCTCCTGGTGGAAGGACCCGAGAAAATCAGCGGAGCTGAAGCCGGGAGAATATCCGCTGATTGAACACAACTTCTCTCTGTTCTTCGGGATCGCGGTCCTGGCCTATGAATCCACGCTGATTTCCGACCGGTCTCCCTTCGACCGACACATCGCCTCACTCCAACAGAAACCGGGAGGGAAGGCCTTGGAGGGAATGGCGGCTCTGGGGTTCTCCGTCTTCATGGACCGTGGGAAATGCGTGGCCTGTCACCGTGGACCGGATCTGACAGCCTCCGGTTTCGACTCGCTCACATCGAGCAAGGAACATCGGGAGCAGATTGAGCTGATGAGGATGCACGAGGAGCGGCTCCCGCAGACGGCGCTGTACGACGGCGGGTTCTATAACCTCGGCGTTCGCCCCTCCGGCGATGATCTCGGCGTCGACGGCGACGATCCGCACGGACACCCCCTCTCCTTCACGAAACAATATCTCGCACAGATCAAGACGGGTCAAAGCACGGTGGATGAGTTCAGCGTGGATCCATGCGGCTTCGCCATTCACCCCTGCGAGCCGATCGCGACGCATGAATCGGTCCGCGAGGCCGTCAAGGGCTCCTTCAAAACCGCCGGTCTCCGCAACATCGAGTTGACGGGGCCCTACATGCACACTGGCGGGATGGCGACGCTCGATCAGGTCATCGAGTTCTATGACCGCGGCGGCGATTTTCAGAACGTCGAACAGTCTCCCGACATCGAACCGTTGGGTCTCAATGCCGTCGAACGGAACGGGCTGGTCGCCTTTCTGAAAAGCTTGACCGATGAACGAGTACGGTGCGAGCAAGCGCCCTTCGATCATCCGTCGTTACGTATTCCACACGGGTATTCACCTGCCGCCGACGGCACCTACCGCGAGGAGTTCATCGAGATCCCCGCCGTGGGGAAGCGCGGTCGCGCGAGGAATAAACTGGCCTGCTTGGCCTCGTTCGACGCACAACTTGGAGGGACGGCACTCAAGGGAGGGACGCGCAAATGA
- a CDS encoding 3-demethylubiquinone-9 3-methyltransferase, whose amino-acid sequence MQKIAPCLWFDDQAEEAAKFYVSIFKNSKVKSITRYGEAGAQAARRPKGSVMTVTFEIEGQEFVALNGGPLFKFTEAISLMVQCETQQEIDDMWKRLSAGGEEGPCGWLKDKYGLSWQIVTPGIDEMLNDKDADKSERVMAAVLTMGKIDVARLTQAYEQR is encoded by the coding sequence ATGCAAAAGATCGCCCCATGCTTGTGGTTCGACGACCAAGCCGAAGAGGCGGCAAAGTTTTATGTGTCGATTTTTAAGAATTCCAAAGTGAAATCCATCACCCGTTACGGAGAGGCGGGCGCTCAGGCTGCCCGAAGGCCGAAGGGCTCGGTCATGACCGTGACGTTCGAAATCGAGGGGCAGGAGTTCGTCGCGCTGAACGGCGGACCGCTGTTCAAGTTTACCGAGGCGATCTCGTTGATGGTGCAGTGCGAGACACAGCAAGAAATAGACGACATGTGGAAGAGGCTCTCCGCGGGCGGAGAAGAAGGACCGTGTGGCTGGTTGAAAGACAAGTATGGCCTGTCGTGGCAGATCGTGACCCCCGGAATCGATGAGATGCTGAACGACAAGGATGCCGACAAATCGGAGCGAGTCATGGCGGCTGTGCTGACGATGGGCAAGATCGATGTCGCCCGTCTGACGCAAGCCTATGAGCAACGCTGA
- a CDS encoding PhnB protein translates to MRFMILVKATKNSEAGVLPSQDLLAAMTAYNQELVDAGVMLAGEGLQPSSKGARVKFSGTKRAVTDGPFAETKELVAGYWLWQCKSKEEAIEWVARCPNPMPGEESEIEIRPLFEAEDFGTEFTPELREQEERMRAQITKT, encoded by the coding sequence ATGCGATTCATGATCCTCGTCAAGGCCACGAAGAATTCCGAAGCGGGAGTGCTGCCGAGCCAGGACCTGCTGGCCGCCATGACGGCTTACAATCAGGAATTGGTGGATGCCGGCGTGATGTTGGCCGGCGAGGGCCTTCAGCCCAGCTCGAAGGGAGCGCGCGTCAAGTTCTCCGGAACCAAGCGTGCCGTGACCGACGGCCCCTTCGCCGAAACCAAGGAACTCGTCGCGGGCTACTGGCTCTGGCAATGCAAGTCGAAGGAAGAAGCGATCGAATGGGTCGCGCGTTGTCCCAATCCGATGCCAGGCGAAGAATCAGAAATCGAGATTCGCCCGCTGTTCGAGGCAGAAGACTTCGGGACCGAGTTCACGCCCGAACTCAGGGAACAGGAAGAACGGATGCGAGCGCAGATAACGAAGACGTAG
- a CDS encoding Glyoxalase family protein, whose translation MISKIFVNLPVKDLNKSMTFFKAIGFSFNPQFTDQTAACMVMSEDIYAMLLTHDKIKQFTGKQIADAHKTTEVLTALAVENKAKVNELADKATQAGGKEAYAPKDYGFMFTRSFEDPDGHIWEIFWMDQVQMQQG comes from the coding sequence ATGATCAGCAAAATATTCGTGAATCTCCCAGTGAAGGATCTCAACAAGTCCATGACGTTCTTCAAGGCGATCGGGTTCTCGTTCAACCCGCAATTCACGGACCAGACGGCCGCCTGCATGGTGATGAGCGAGGACATCTACGCCATGCTGCTGACTCACGACAAGATCAAGCAGTTCACCGGGAAACAGATCGCCGATGCCCACAAGACGACTGAAGTGCTCACCGCCCTCGCCGTTGAGAACAAGGCGAAGGTGAACGAGCTGGCGGACAAGGCGACTCAAGCCGGCGGAAAGGAAGCCTATGCACCCAAGGACTACGGGTTCATGTTTACCAGGAGTTTCGAAGACCCGGACGGTCATATTTGGGAGATCTTCTGGATGGACCAGGTGCAGATGCAACAAGGATAG
- a CDS encoding putative hydrolase, which produces MSGIRLLVGTKKGAFILTSDGKRKQWDVSHPLFGGWELYHLKGSPADPNRLYASQTSSWFGQVIQRSDDGGKTWHPPGTKPEDLMGQDGMPKGESNMFAYDSSQETGKPLTTHQHYDGTQRPWEFKRVWHLEPSLTDPDTVYAGVEDAALFRSTDGGRTWKELAGLRSVKGNLWQPGAGGMCLHTIMLDQKNPQRIFIAISAAGVFRTDDGGKTWRPANKGLKSQYELPDPDAEVGHCVHRIAMHPSRPNVLFMQKHWDVMRSDDAGESWQEISGDLPSDFGFPIAVHANEPDTVYVVPIKSDSEHYPPDGKLRVYRSRTGGNEWEALTNGLPQQDCYVNILRDAMAVDSLDPCGLYFGTTGGQVYASTDGGDSWAPIVRDLPTVLSVEAQTL; this is translated from the coding sequence ATGAGCGGGATACGGTTGTTGGTCGGTACCAAGAAGGGGGCGTTCATTTTGACGTCGGACGGGAAGCGGAAGCAATGGGATGTGAGCCACCCATTGTTCGGAGGATGGGAATTGTACCATCTCAAGGGGTCCCCCGCTGATCCCAACCGGTTGTACGCCTCGCAGACCAGCAGTTGGTTCGGGCAGGTCATCCAGCGTTCCGACGACGGCGGCAAAACATGGCATCCGCCTGGAACCAAACCAGAAGATCTCATGGGGCAGGATGGGATGCCGAAGGGCGAAAGCAATATGTTTGCCTACGACAGTTCCCAGGAGACGGGGAAGCCTCTTACGACGCACCAGCATTACGACGGCACGCAGCGTCCCTGGGAGTTCAAGCGGGTCTGGCACCTCGAGCCCTCGCTGACCGATCCGGATACGGTCTATGCCGGCGTGGAAGACGCCGCCCTATTTCGTTCGACCGACGGGGGCCGGACTTGGAAGGAGCTGGCCGGGCTGCGCAGCGTCAAGGGGAACCTCTGGCAGCCGGGCGCCGGCGGAATGTGCTTACATACGATTATGTTGGACCAGAAGAACCCGCAACGGATCTTCATCGCGATCTCGGCGGCAGGCGTGTTTCGGACCGACGACGGCGGCAAGACCTGGCGGCCAGCGAACAAGGGCTTGAAGTCCCAGTATGAGCTTCCGGATCCGGATGCGGAGGTCGGTCACTGTGTCCATCGTATTGCGATGCATCCGTCCCGGCCCAACGTGTTGTTCATGCAGAAGCATTGGGACGTCATGCGCAGCGATGATGCTGGCGAGTCATGGCAGGAAATCAGCGGCGATTTGCCGAGCGATTTCGGGTTTCCGATCGCCGTGCATGCGAATGAACCGGACACGGTCTACGTGGTGCCGATCAAGAGCGATTCCGAACATTATCCACCGGATGGAAAGTTGCGGGTTTACCGCAGCCGGACGGGCGGCAACGAGTGGGAGGCGCTCACGAACGGTCTGCCGCAACAGGACTGCTATGTCAATATCCTGCGTGACGCGATGGCCGTCGATTCACTCGACCCCTGTGGCCTGTACTTCGGGACCACCGGCGGACAGGTCTATGCATCGACCGATGGGGGGGACAGTTGGGCTCCGATCGTTCGGGATTTGCCGACGGTCCTCTCGGTTGAGGCCCAGACATTGTGA
- a CDS encoding MoaD/ThiS family protein produces the protein MIRVILPAHLRTLARVTGEVTVDLEGPVTQGAVLDALEARYPVLRGTIRDHTTKRRRPFIRFFACEQDLSHALPDTPLPAAVATGKEPLLIVGAMAGG, from the coding sequence ATGATACGAGTCATATTGCCGGCACATTTGCGGACCTTGGCGCGCGTCACCGGCGAGGTGACGGTCGATCTCGAGGGGCCGGTCACACAGGGGGCGGTACTTGATGCGCTGGAGGCGCGCTATCCTGTGCTGCGGGGCACGATTCGCGACCACACGACCAAGCGGCGCCGACCGTTCATTCGCTTCTTCGCCTGTGAGCAGGATCTGTCCCATGCATTGCCGGACACCCCACTGCCTGCCGCCGTCGCAACAGGGAAGGAGCCGTTGCTGATCGTGGGCGCGATGGCGGGTGGGTAA
- a CDS encoding glyoxalase translates to MSGEMINKGEPMGRQRKTKSSGKRTVAKASRSSSRVCWFEIPADDPERAKKFYGSLFGWTITLFPGTTDYWHIDTGGADETPDGGLMTRKRPQQPITNYVSVVSVTKAMAKVEKLGGTICKPKTAVPHMGYFAICRDTEGNEFALWEMNDRAKSLT, encoded by the coding sequence ATGTCGGGAGAGATGATCAACAAGGGGGAACCGATGGGTAGACAAAGGAAGACCAAATCGTCGGGAAAACGTACAGTCGCGAAGGCGAGTCGCTCCTCCTCGCGCGTCTGCTGGTTTGAAATCCCGGCGGACGATCCCGAGCGTGCGAAGAAGTTTTACGGCTCGTTGTTCGGTTGGACCATCACATTGTTCCCTGGAACGACTGATTACTGGCACATCGACACGGGCGGTGCCGACGAGACGCCCGACGGCGGGCTGATGACGCGCAAGCGTCCGCAACAGCCCATCACCAATTATGTCAGCGTCGTTTCTGTGACCAAAGCCATGGCAAAGGTCGAAAAGCTCGGCGGTACCATCTGCAAACCCAAGACGGCGGTGCCGCACATGGGCTACTTCGCCATCTGCCGGGACACGGAAGGCAACGAGTTCGCCCTCTGGGAAATGAACGATCGCGCAAAGTCACTGACTTGA
- a CDS encoding PhnB protein, producing MKYLLLVRHNEETFGTFSETKRQEMLAESIQLCHQLDGKGQYVHASPLHPTSTAAIVSVRDGKRLVTDGPFIETREQIAGYFLVTAGDLAEAIDIAGRIPGARIGTVEVRLVREITGLPGEDS from the coding sequence ATGAAATATCTGCTGCTGGTTCGCCACAATGAAGAAACCTTCGGCACGTTCAGCGAGACCAAGCGGCAGGAGATGCTGGCGGAATCCATTCAGCTCTGCCACCAGCTTGACGGCAAGGGCCAATATGTACACGCGTCGCCGCTCCATCCGACGTCGACGGCGGCCATCGTGAGTGTACGCGACGGCAAACGGCTGGTGACCGACGGCCCGTTCATCGAGACACGCGAACAGATCGCCGGCTATTTTCTGGTCACTGCCGGGGATCTTGCCGAAGCGATCGACATCGCCGGCCGGATTCCGGGAGCGCGCATCGGCACCGTCGAGGTTCGGTTGGTCAGGGAAATCACGGGACTGCCAGGGGAAGATTCGTGA